The proteins below are encoded in one region of Sulfitobacter sp. SK012:
- a CDS encoding LabA-like NYN domain-containing protein: MFYKDERLALFIDGRNLYSASKALGFDIDYKLLRQEFVRRGKMVRALYYTALIENDEYSALRPLADWLGYNGFTMVTKPAKEYTDSMGRRKVKGNMDIELAVDAMELAPRVDHIVLFSGDGDFRPLVESLQRQGVRVSVVSTMRSQPPMISDDLRRQADNFIDLDALKDVIGRPPREVSAAREQVKKPRSVDT, from the coding sequence TTGTTTTATAAGGACGAACGGCTTGCGTTGTTCATTGACGGACGGAACCTCTATTCCGCATCCAAGGCGCTTGGTTTCGATATCGACTATAAACTTCTGCGGCAGGAATTTGTGCGTCGTGGAAAAATGGTCCGTGCGCTTTACTATACCGCGTTGATCGAAAACGATGAGTACTCCGCCCTTCGCCCCCTTGCGGATTGGCTAGGCTACAATGGCTTCACCATGGTGACCAAGCCCGCCAAGGAATATACTGACAGCATGGGCCGGCGTAAGGTCAAAGGAAACATGGACATCGAATTGGCCGTGGATGCTATGGAATTAGCACCGCGCGTCGATCACATCGTCCTCTTCTCCGGCGATGGGGATTTCCGGCCGCTGGTCGAAAGTCTGCAACGGCAGGGCGTTCGGGTGTCTGTGGTGTCAACAATGCGGAGCCAGCCGCCGATGATCTCAGATGATCTGCGTAGACAAGCTGACAACTTCATCGACTTAGATGCGCTGAAGGACGTGATTGGCCGTCCACCGCGTGAAGTCTCCGCCGCCAGGGAACAAGTGAAAAAGCCGCGTTCTGTAGACACATGA
- a CDS encoding 2OG-Fe(II) oxygenase family protein, translated as MLEQTKYQKLFSTPLIRFRVPDCAVLNAALLMESEQMRAENSGVSKSNRGGWHSEGNLFESDAPSIQRIRNAAQDAVLEITRKVSSKVDPESLDMKLFAWMNTNPRGGYNAPHTHPGAHWSGVYYVSQPDVEDGSSGMIEFLDPRSAMPHWRILEASSFREKLTFRPSVGELIVFPSYLMHWVHPNHTDAERVTIAFNATFRRPK; from the coding sequence ATGCTTGAGCAGACCAAATACCAAAAACTATTCTCGACACCGCTTATACGCTTTAGAGTCCCCGATTGCGCAGTCCTCAACGCGGCTCTTCTCATGGAGAGTGAGCAGATGCGTGCTGAAAACTCAGGGGTCTCAAAGTCCAATCGTGGTGGGTGGCACTCGGAAGGTAATTTGTTTGAGAGTGATGCTCCAAGCATTCAGAGGATTAGAAATGCTGCACAGGATGCGGTTCTTGAAATAACCCGGAAGGTCAGTTCCAAAGTCGACCCAGAGAGCCTCGACATGAAGCTATTTGCTTGGATGAATACCAATCCGAGGGGTGGATACAACGCGCCGCACACGCACCCGGGGGCACATTGGTCAGGCGTCTACTATGTCTCGCAACCTGATGTGGAAGACGGTTCATCGGGGATGATCGAATTTCTGGACCCCCGCTCTGCAATGCCACATTGGCGCATTTTGGAAGCCAGCTCATTTCGTGAAAAACTGACGTTCCGGCCTTCGGTTGGTGAACTGATTGTGTTTCCCTCCTATCTTATGCACTGGGTTCACCCCAATCATACTGATGCTGAACGGGTAACCATAGCTTTCAACGCCACATTCCGGCGGCCGAAATAG
- a CDS encoding DUF1127 domain-containing protein, with the protein MVYAANFFHPGNWLRDWFEANRATATERRARRSAYVQTLHALQSMPDSDLADIGISRLSIKDVAHEAAYGGARP; encoded by the coding sequence ATGGTATACGCAGCAAACTTCTTTCATCCCGGAAATTGGCTTCGCGATTGGTTTGAAGCCAACAGAGCTACAGCAACAGAACGCCGTGCCCGGCGCAGCGCTTATGTTCAGACCCTACACGCCCTTCAGTCCATGCCTGACAGTGACCTTGCCGACATCGGAATCTCTCGATTGTCGATCAAGGACGTCGCACACGAAGCCGCATATGGCGGTGCGCGTCCATAG